The following proteins come from a genomic window of Gynuella sunshinyii YC6258:
- a CDS encoding metallophosphoesterase → MPKHLRVKANLSGRDFVIGDLHGMYHQLETKLNWVNFDSTRDRLFSVGDLIDRGEENLRCLKLLNEHWFFCVRGNHEQMLINTILDNDPIAEKIWHFNGGSWATTIDKKLLKTIARQLRKLPWTIEIESPVPDDDPVGICHAEYPLSTWKQRTRTHSDLFYHDLLWSRKQTTQRYIRNISGVQAIYCGHTIFAEPLQLGNCHFIDTGCFQTGRLHIKQLFIDPETIKEI, encoded by the coding sequence ATGCCCAAACATTTACGAGTTAAAGCAAATTTGTCGGGACGCGATTTTGTGATCGGTGACTTGCATGGTATGTATCATCAATTGGAAACCAAACTGAACTGGGTAAATTTTGACAGTACACGAGATCGTTTATTTTCTGTTGGGGACCTTATTGATCGGGGTGAGGAAAATCTTCGCTGCTTGAAGTTATTGAATGAACATTGGTTTTTTTGCGTGCGTGGTAATCATGAGCAAATGTTGATTAATACTATTTTGGATAATGATCCAATTGCTGAAAAAATCTGGCATTTCAACGGTGGAAGCTGGGCGACAACTATAGACAAGAAGCTGCTTAAAACGATAGCGCGCCAGTTACGCAAGTTACCCTGGACCATTGAGATTGAATCTCCGGTCCCAGATGATGATCCTGTCGGCATTTGCCACGCGGAATATCCTCTGTCTACCTGGAAACAACGGACCAGAACCCACAGCGACCTGTTTTATCATGATCTTCTGTGGTCACGAAAACAGACCACCCAGCGATATATTCGAAACATTAGCGGAGTACAGGCAATATATTGTGGTCACACGATTTTCGCAGAACCATTGCAATTGGGTAATTGTCATTTCATAGATACGGGATGCTTTCAAACCGGGCGATTGCACATAAAACAGTTATTTATTGACCCGGAGACCATCAAAGAGATCTGA